One part of the Verrucomicrobiia bacterium genome encodes these proteins:
- a CDS encoding tyrosine-protein phosphatase — MPAANSKGWMRFYGVRFLLAVAAGLIVVSIFVLHLLWQSNFHVVSLGKVYRSGQMDVDNLRQIVQEHGIKTILNLRGPAEGTKGLWYNAETNLSQELGVQHIDFSLLAGHELKDTEMEQILETMSHAPKPILIHCKSGSDRTGLVGALYLYSVEGKSADTAAGELSLFRGHVPYLFWRDTIAMDRSFWRFVSGHVQGGTLKANIAVAVAAPDGIEGR, encoded by the coding sequence ATGCCGGCGGCTAATTCCAAAGGCTGGATGCGGTTCTATGGAGTGCGCTTCCTGCTGGCGGTGGCGGCTGGTTTGATCGTAGTGAGCATCTTCGTGCTGCACCTGCTTTGGCAAAGCAATTTTCACGTGGTATCACTCGGCAAAGTCTATCGCTCCGGGCAAATGGATGTGGACAACCTGCGCCAAATCGTGCAGGAGCATGGCATCAAGACGATCTTGAATTTGCGCGGGCCCGCCGAGGGCACGAAGGGGCTTTGGTATAATGCGGAGACGAATCTCTCGCAGGAACTGGGTGTCCAGCATATTGATTTTTCGCTGCTGGCCGGCCATGAGTTGAAAGACACGGAGATGGAGCAGATTTTGGAGACGATGTCGCACGCGCCCAAACCGATTTTGATCCATTGCAAGAGTGGGTCGGACCGGACGGGGTTGGTGGGAGCGTTATATCTGTATTCCGTTGAAGGAAAATCGGCGGATACGGCGGCGGGAGAATTAAGTCTTTTTCGCGGACATGTGCCGTATTTGTTCTGGCGGGACACGATTGCCATGGACCGGTCGTTCTGGCGTTTCGTCAGCGGTCACGTGCAGGGCGGCACGCTGAAAGCGAATATTGCGGTGGCAGTCGCGGCGCCCGACGGAATTGAGGGGCGGTAA
- the dnaA gene encoding chromosomal replication initiator protein DnaA, with product MPANGPAGPLLMQASAEKIWTAAQQQLRGMLSPDTFNLWFAPLRAHALEGDNIFLEVANDFCEVWLKDNYMGLLQDVLTRAAGQPTLVKFKVVTANTLTNPATVAIATAKAAKPLEPTSEKPAGEIGFNPKNTFESFVVGNNNNFAHAAALAVAQAPGKSYNPLFLYGGVGLGKTHLLHAIGQHVGASKKGARVAYVSSEKFTNEYIDAIQNNQLVRFRKRYRQTEVLLIDDIQFLAGKERIQEEFFHTFNALHESHKQIVLTCDRPASEIQNLEQRLVSRFEWGLVTDLQPPDIETRVAILRKKAKSMGAELPEEIINFLAQRIRANIRRMEGALIRVASYASLTGRKLTIEVVEGLLREVLHEEGRCSVNIEVIQKRVAEHFDIRLADMTSKRRPENIAFPRQIAMFLSRQMTESSLNTIGEAFGGRDHGTVLHACRLVKDRMEVDPSVRQVVCYLEKQLLR from the coding sequence ATGCCCGCAAACGGCCCCGCCGGGCCATTATTGATGCAAGCTTCCGCCGAAAAGATTTGGACTGCGGCCCAGCAGCAATTACGGGGCATGTTGAGCCCGGATACCTTCAATCTTTGGTTCGCTCCGCTTCGCGCGCACGCTCTTGAAGGCGATAATATTTTCCTCGAAGTCGCCAACGATTTTTGCGAAGTCTGGCTCAAGGATAATTACATGGGGTTGCTTCAGGATGTGCTCACCCGCGCCGCCGGCCAGCCCACGCTCGTGAAATTCAAAGTCGTCACGGCGAATACACTCACCAATCCCGCGACGGTTGCCATTGCCACTGCGAAAGCCGCCAAGCCTCTCGAACCCACTTCCGAAAAGCCCGCCGGCGAAATCGGCTTCAACCCCAAAAATACTTTCGAATCCTTCGTGGTCGGCAATAATAATAATTTTGCCCATGCCGCCGCGCTCGCGGTCGCCCAGGCTCCCGGCAAATCCTACAACCCGCTTTTCCTCTATGGCGGAGTCGGGCTTGGCAAAACCCATTTGCTTCACGCCATCGGCCAGCATGTCGGCGCGAGCAAAAAAGGCGCGCGCGTCGCCTATGTTTCGTCCGAGAAATTCACGAACGAATACATTGACGCCATTCAAAACAACCAGCTCGTGCGTTTCCGCAAGCGTTATCGCCAGACGGAAGTGCTGTTGATTGACGACATCCAGTTTCTCGCCGGCAAGGAGCGCATTCAGGAGGAATTTTTCCATACCTTCAACGCCCTGCACGAATCCCACAAACAAATCGTGCTCACTTGCGACCGTCCCGCGAGCGAAATCCAGAATCTCGAGCAACGCCTCGTGTCGCGCTTTGAATGGGGTTTGGTCACCGACCTCCAGCCGCCAGACATCGAAACCCGCGTCGCCATTCTCCGCAAAAAGGCCAAATCCATGGGCGCGGAGTTGCCCGAGGAAATAATCAATTTCCTCGCCCAACGCATCCGCGCCAACATCCGCCGCATGGAAGGCGCATTGATCCGCGTGGCGTCCTACGCTTCGCTGACCGGCCGCAAACTGACCATCGAAGTCGTCGAAGGTTTGCTGCGCGAAGTGTTGCATGAGGAAGGCCGCTGCTCCGTCAACATCGAGGTCATCCAAAAACGCGTGGCCGAACATTTTGACATCCGCCTTGCCGACATGACCAGCAAGCGCCGACCGGAGAACATTGCGTTCCCGCGCCAGATCGCCATGTTCCTGTCCCGCCAGATGACCGAAAGCTCGCTCAACACCATCGGCGAAGCTTTTGGCGGACGCGACCACGGCACGGTTCTTCATGCTTGCCGCCTAGTCAAAGACCGCATGGAAGTGGATCCCTCCGTTCGCCAGGTCGTTTGCTATTTGGAAAAACAGTTGTTACGCTAG
- a CDS encoding P-II family nitrogen regulator, translating to MKKIEAIIKPFKLEDVKEALSEIGVEGMTVSEVKGFGRQKGHTEIYRGSEYTVDFLPKIKLEVVLADGQVTTAVDAIVKAAKTGKIGDGKVFVSPIENAIRIRTEEVGEQAV from the coding sequence ATGAAAAAAATTGAGGCCATCATCAAACCTTTCAAGCTCGAAGACGTTAAGGAAGCCTTGTCGGAAATCGGCGTCGAAGGCATGACGGTTTCCGAAGTCAAAGGTTTTGGCCGTCAAAAAGGCCACACGGAGATTTATCGCGGGAGCGAATACACCGTGGATTTTCTGCCCAAGATCAAATTGGAAGTCGTTTTGGCCGATGGCCAGGTCACCACCGCGGTGGATGCCATCGTCAAAGCCGCCAAGACCGGCAAAATTGGCGACGGCAAAGTATTTGTCAGCCCCATTGAAAACGCCATTCGCATCCGCACTGAAGAAGTGGGTGAGCAGGCGGTTTAA
- a CDS encoding ATP-binding cassette domain-containing protein, with protein sequence MIKVQGLTKAFRTYKKQPGFRGAVRGLFHRKYEQTLAVKDVNFSVEPGELVGFLGPNGAGKTTTLKMLAGLLHPTSGSASVLGYTPWERHDGYRRQFALLLGQKNQLWWDLPARESLDLNAKIYGIPRDTFNRIVGDMTTLLGVTDKLNVMVRELSLGERMKMELIAALLHQPKVLLLDEPTIGLDVISQKTVREFLREYNARQKTTILLTSHYMADIQELCRRVIIIDHGAIYFDGSLAEIIDRFADFKIITIQCSGDQTTQPAANLARYGEVIEQTSGAIKLKVKRDRVIAACKGLLDELPVSDIDIEEVPIEDVIRQIFAREPESAPAK encoded by the coding sequence ATCATTAAGGTACAGGGCCTCACCAAAGCCTTCCGCACCTACAAGAAGCAGCCCGGTTTTCGTGGCGCGGTTCGCGGGCTTTTCCACCGCAAATACGAACAGACGCTTGCGGTCAAGGACGTGAATTTCTCGGTTGAACCCGGCGAACTGGTTGGTTTCCTTGGTCCCAATGGCGCGGGCAAAACCACCACGCTCAAAATGCTCGCCGGACTGTTGCATCCCACCAGCGGCAGCGCCAGTGTGCTCGGTTACACTCCTTGGGAACGGCACGACGGTTATCGCCGCCAGTTTGCCTTGCTGCTTGGCCAGAAAAATCAGTTGTGGTGGGACTTGCCCGCGCGCGAATCGCTGGACCTCAACGCGAAAATTTACGGCATTCCCCGCGACACCTTCAATCGCATCGTCGGCGATATGACCACGCTTTTGGGCGTGACGGACAAGCTCAACGTCATGGTGCGCGAATTGTCCCTGGGCGAACGCATGAAGATGGAACTCATCGCTGCGCTGCTGCATCAGCCGAAAGTTTTGCTCCTCGACGAACCGACCATCGGTCTGGATGTCATTTCACAAAAGACCGTCCGCGAGTTTTTGCGCGAATACAATGCCCGCCAGAAGACCACCATCCTGCTCACGAGTCATTACATGGCGGACATCCAGGAACTTTGCCGCCGCGTCATCATCATTGATCATGGCGCGATTTATTTCGACGGCAGTCTCGCTGAAATCATTGATCGTTTCGCCGATTTCAAGATCATCACCATTCAATGTTCGGGCGATCAAACCACACAGCCCGCCGCCAACCTTGCCCGTTATGGCGAAGTCATCGAACAAACTTCTGGCGCCATTAAGCTCAAGGTAAAACGCGACCGCGTGATTGCCGCGTGCAAAGGATTGCTCGATGAGTTACCAGTGAGTGATATTGACATCGAAGAAGTGCCGATCGAAGACGTCATCCGCCAGATATTTGCTCGCGAACCCGAAAGCGCGCCCGCCAAATAA